From Variovorax sp. PMC12, the proteins below share one genomic window:
- the kdpE gene encoding two-component system response regulator KdpE, translating into MPAPTAIVIEDEPQIRRFVRGALEAEGWLVHEAGTLRDGLAAAGTRQPDLLVLDLGLPDGDGVSLIRDVRGWSAVPIIVLSARTDEADKIAALDAGADDYLTKPFGTGELLARVRANLRRPRAAGGGNDEPADALFRFGEIEFDRAARLVRRSGVEVHLTPTEYRLLSVLVANAGRVLTQRQLLREVWGPSHTDQSHYLRIYMGHLRQKLEADPAQPRHLLTETAVGYRLVA; encoded by the coding sequence ATGCCAGCCCCTACCGCCATCGTGATCGAAGACGAGCCGCAGATCCGCCGCTTCGTGCGCGGCGCGCTCGAGGCCGAAGGCTGGTTGGTGCACGAAGCCGGCACCCTTCGCGACGGCCTGGCGGCGGCCGGCACGCGCCAGCCCGACCTGCTGGTGCTCGACCTCGGCCTGCCCGACGGCGACGGCGTCTCGCTGATCCGCGACGTGCGCGGCTGGTCGGCGGTGCCGATCATCGTGCTGTCGGCGCGCACCGACGAGGCCGACAAGATCGCCGCCCTCGACGCCGGCGCCGACGACTACCTGACCAAGCCCTTCGGCACCGGCGAACTGCTGGCGCGCGTGCGGGCCAACCTCAGGCGCCCCCGCGCCGCGGGCGGCGGCAACGACGAACCGGCTGACGCGCTGTTCCGCTTCGGCGAGATCGAGTTCGACCGCGCGGCGCGGCTCGTGCGGCGTTCAGGCGTCGAGGTGCACCTGACGCCCACCGAATACCGGCTGCTGTCGGTGCTGGTCGCAAACGCCGGCCGCGTGCTGACGCAGCGCCAACTGCTGCGCGAAGTGTGGGGACCGTCACACACCGACCAGAGCCACTACCTGCGCATCTACATGGGGCACCTGCGGCAGAAGCTGGAGGCCGATCCGGCGCAGCCGCGTCATCTGCTGACGGAGACGGCGGTGGGGTATCGGCTGGTGGCGTAG
- a CDS encoding DUF4118 domain-containing protein, with the protein MLDDRPDPDALLAQLRSDEARAQRGKLRIYFGASAGVGKTWAMLSAAQRERAAGRDVLIGVVETHGRSETAALLAGLDALPLRELAHRGRTLAEFDLDAALARKPAVLLVDELAHTNAPGSRHAKRWQDVQELLAAGIEVWSALNVQHLESLNGTVGAITGVRVHETVPDTVLDEADEVVLVDVTPDELTARLAAGKVYLPQQAERAAQNFFRKGNLIALREIALRRTAEHVEDDVRGWRVEQSGPGAGGNGKGRGLQAWNTSGAILACVGPHEGAAQTVRTAARLAGQLNVRWHAVYVETPRLQRLAAAERDRILAVLKLAEELGAATAVLTGSDVAEQLAEQARRLNCATLVLGRPEPAAGWRRWWPAAASPTLSRALAQRAPTLDIMEVAPADSSRRLSRAPLEGARIDSDDHEKAPTYWPAYAWATATSIALTLVCTPLARVLELSNIVMLFLLGVVGVAMRFGRGPSALAALLNVAAFDYFFVPPRMSFAVSDVQYVLTFAIMLGVGLLVGQLTAGLRFAAGVSTSRERRARSLFELTRELSAALESSQVVTLGTAAVQGHFGGHALVLVTDAADQLVMPDHAPEGFDPQVADWAFRHGQPAGLATATLAAQPWHYVPLRAPMRVRGVLALSPAQPRWLLIPEQAQQLDTLARQIAIALERVHYVEVAQQAVVEMESERLRNALLGAISHDVRTPLTALIALAESLQTLPPEEHDNAARAIVAQAHELHALVNNLLDMARLESGIAGGAVNLRRDWQSVEEVVGSAIRAARTSLGDTVVRTALDAGLPLVEFDAVLIERVLVNLLENATKYGAPPIEVGARAEPGTLVLTVRDHGPGLPAALLGHEQKLFDKFTRGEAESATPGVGLGLAICKAVVSAHGGEITAANARGGGAEFTVTLPRREPPESAEAQL; encoded by the coding sequence ATGCTCGACGACCGCCCCGACCCCGACGCCCTGCTCGCGCAACTGCGCAGCGACGAGGCGCGCGCGCAGCGCGGCAAGCTGCGCATCTACTTCGGCGCCAGCGCGGGCGTCGGCAAGACCTGGGCCATGCTGAGCGCCGCGCAGCGCGAGCGCGCCGCCGGCCGCGACGTGCTCATCGGCGTGGTCGAGACCCACGGCCGCAGCGAGACCGCCGCGCTGCTCGCGGGGCTCGACGCGCTGCCGCTGCGCGAACTGGCCCACCGGGGCCGCACCCTCGCCGAGTTCGACCTCGACGCCGCGCTGGCCCGCAAGCCCGCCGTGCTGCTGGTCGACGAGCTGGCCCACACCAACGCGCCCGGCTCGCGGCACGCCAAGCGCTGGCAGGACGTGCAGGAGCTGCTGGCCGCCGGCATCGAGGTGTGGTCGGCGCTCAACGTGCAGCACCTGGAGAGCCTGAACGGCACCGTCGGCGCCATCACCGGCGTGCGGGTGCACGAGACCGTGCCCGACACCGTGCTCGACGAGGCCGACGAGGTGGTGCTGGTCGACGTCACGCCCGACGAGCTCACGGCGCGGCTCGCGGCCGGCAAGGTCTACCTGCCGCAGCAGGCCGAGCGCGCGGCGCAGAACTTCTTCCGCAAGGGCAACCTCATCGCGCTGCGCGAGATTGCGCTGCGGCGCACCGCCGAGCACGTGGAAGACGACGTGCGCGGCTGGCGCGTGGAGCAGTCGGGGCCGGGCGCCGGCGGCAACGGAAAAGGGCGCGGCCTGCAGGCCTGGAACACCTCGGGCGCGATCCTCGCCTGCGTCGGTCCGCACGAAGGCGCTGCGCAGACGGTGCGCACCGCCGCGCGGCTCGCGGGCCAGCTCAATGTGCGGTGGCATGCGGTGTATGTCGAGACGCCCCGCCTGCAAAGGCTGGCGGCCGCCGAGCGCGACCGCATCCTCGCCGTGCTCAAGCTGGCCGAGGAACTGGGCGCCGCCACGGCGGTGCTCACCGGCTCCGACGTGGCGGAGCAGCTCGCCGAACAGGCGCGGCGCCTGAACTGCGCAACGCTGGTGCTCGGGCGCCCGGAGCCGGCCGCGGGCTGGCGGCGCTGGTGGCCGGCGGCCGCGTCGCCGACGCTGTCGCGCGCGCTGGCGCAACGCGCGCCCACGCTCGACATCATGGAAGTCGCGCCGGCCGACAGCTCGCGCCGCCTGTCGCGCGCGCCGCTGGAAGGCGCGCGCATCGACAGCGACGACCACGAGAAGGCACCCACCTACTGGCCGGCCTACGCCTGGGCCACCGCCACCAGCATTGCGCTGACGCTGGTGTGCACGCCGCTGGCCCGCGTGCTGGAGCTGTCGAACATCGTCATGCTGTTCCTGCTGGGCGTGGTGGGCGTGGCAATGCGCTTCGGGCGCGGGCCTTCGGCGCTGGCGGCATTGCTCAACGTCGCAGCCTTCGACTATTTCTTCGTGCCGCCGCGCATGTCGTTCGCGGTCAGCGACGTGCAGTACGTGCTGACCTTCGCCATCATGCTGGGCGTCGGCCTGCTGGTGGGGCAGCTCACGGCCGGGCTGCGCTTCGCGGCCGGTGTGTCGACCAGCCGCGAACGGCGCGCGCGTTCGCTGTTCGAGCTGACGCGGGAGCTCTCCGCCGCGCTCGAAAGCTCGCAGGTGGTCACGCTCGGCACGGCCGCCGTGCAGGGGCATTTCGGCGGCCATGCGCTGGTGCTGGTGACCGACGCTGCCGACCAGCTCGTGATGCCGGACCACGCGCCCGAGGGCTTCGATCCGCAGGTGGCCGACTGGGCCTTCCGCCACGGCCAGCCGGCCGGCCTGGCGACCGCCACGCTGGCCGCGCAGCCCTGGCACTACGTGCCGCTGCGCGCGCCGATGCGCGTGCGCGGCGTGCTGGCGCTGTCGCCCGCGCAGCCGCGCTGGCTGCTCATTCCCGAGCAGGCGCAGCAGCTCGACACGCTGGCGCGGCAGATCGCCATCGCGCTGGAGCGGGTGCACTACGTCGAGGTGGCGCAGCAGGCCGTGGTGGAGATGGAATCTGAGCGGCTGCGCAACGCGCTGCTGGGCGCCATCTCGCACGACGTGCGCACGCCGCTCACCGCGCTGATCGCGCTGGCCGAGTCGCTGCAGACCCTGCCGCCCGAGGAGCATGACAACGCCGCGCGCGCCATCGTCGCGCAGGCGCACGAGCTGCATGCGCTGGTCAACAACCTGCTGGACATGGCGCGGCTCGAAAGCGGCATCGCCGGCGGCGCGGTCAACCTGCGGCGCGACTGGCAGTCGGTGGAAGAGGTCGTGGGCTCTGCCATCCGCGCGGCGCGCACCTCGCTGGGCGACACCGTCGTGCGCACCGCGCTCGACGCCGGGCTGCCGCTGGTCGAGTTCGACGCGGTCCTGATCGAACGCGTGCTCGTCAACCTGCTCGAAAACGCCACCAAGTACGGCGCGCCGCCCATCGAAGTCGGCGCGCGGGCCGAGCCCGGCACGCTGGTGCTCACCGTGCGCGACCACGGCCCGGGCCTGCCCGCCGCGCTGCTCGGCCACGAGCAGAAGCTGTTCGACAAGTTCACGCGCGGCGAGGCCGAATCGGCGACGCCGGGCGTCGGCCTGGGCCTGGCCATCTGCAAGGCGGTGGTGAGCGCGCACGGCGGCGAGATCACTGCCGCGAATGCGCGCGGCGGCGGTGCAGAATTCACGGTCACGCTGCCGCGCCGCGAGCCGCCCGAATCCGCCGAAGCCCAACTCTGA